The Patagioenas fasciata isolate bPatFas1 chromosome 3, bPatFas1.hap1, whole genome shotgun sequence genome contains a region encoding:
- the BICRAL gene encoding BRD4-interacting chromatin-remodeling complex-associated protein-like isoform X1, which translates to MDDDDDESCLLDLIGDPQALNYFLHGPSSKSSNEDLTNAEYSVANSNSIFANSNNTDPKSSVKGVSGQLGEGPSDGLQLSSSLQFLEDELVSSPLPDLTEDQPFDILQKSLQEANITEQTLAEEAYLDASVGSSQQFAQAQLHPSSSASFTQASNVSNYSGQTLQPIGVTQVVQQPVGASFASNTVGVQHGFMQHVGISVPSQHLSNSSQISGSGQIQLIGSFSNQPSMMTINNLDGSQIILKGNGQQTPANMSSGLLVHRQTPNGNSLFGNSNSSPVAQPVTVPFNSTNFQTSLPVHNIIIQRGLAPNSNKVPVNIQPKPVQMGQQTAYNVNNLGIQQHHVQQGIPFASANSPQSSVVGPHMSVNIVNQQNTRKSVTPQTVSNAGGSIVIHSPMGQTHAPQNQFLIPTSLSVSSNSVHHVQAINGQILQTQPSQLVSSQVSADHVMLNRNSTNMLRANQSYSGQMLNNQNTAVQLVSGQTFTAPGNQVIVNHGTSQIVGGQVPLQQASPTVLHLSPSQANVSQGRSSFTAMSPGQSAVSNMSASNRFAVASSSGSVHPGLGPSVQSVASGGNFTGDQLTQNRTQVPVSASHRLPASSSKSISTFSHTSVGVTQQQFSFGQKKGMNQTSPVSALKTQDNLRQPQLTSLLSNTLSGQDSGGKIIQQSLGTAQPQEKVIGSSSVQQSIQVDGHLVGQKRPAAKQLTKGAFILQQLQKDQVHAVTPDKSRFRSLNDAVQRLLSYHVCQGALPTEEDLRKVDSEFESVATQLLKRTQAMLNKYRCLLIEDAMRINPSAEMVMIDRMFNQEERASLTRDKRLALVDPDGYQADFCCSAKQFDKTAEEAQSSKSDHQSSKTLPSRSQTTKSQARDRPKSSSAESTNHSKLPLVPNNILTPQEGVASTKKSESLTKALKFDKANCSSESQYAALSEEKMAGKDLAKSAENSLSPEDLAKTVSRGGHGTHNKISRNTVQSFSKVTCNNSLQDKSLRSSPKNEVLHPDNRKSSGEPQQDLLLSKSLETTFKNILELKKAGRQPQNEATSSGSVELEFPNFSPIASQENCLEKFIPDHSEGGVETDSILEAAVNSILEC; encoded by the exons ATGGATGATGACGACGATGAATCCTGTCTCCTTGATCTTATTGG GGACCCACAGGCGCTGAATTATTTTCTACATGGACCTAGTAGTAAATCT AGCAATGAAGACTTGACTAATGCAGAATATTCTGTAGCCAACTCAAATTCAATTTTCGCCAACTCCAAT AACACTGATCCTAAGTCGTCTGTCAAAGGTGTAAGCGGTCAGCTTGGAGAGGGGCCTAGTGATGGACTGCAGCTGTCCAGTAGCCTTCAGTTTCTTGAAGATGAACTTGTATCTTCTCCTTTACCTGATCTTACTGAGGATCAGCCTTTTGATATTCTTCAGAAGTCCTTGCAGGAGGCCAATATTACTGAACAGACTTTGGCAGAAGAGGCATATTTGGATGCCAGTGTAGGTTCTAGCCAACAGTTTGCACAAGCTCAGCTTCATCCTTCTTCATCAGCATCCTTTACTCAGGCTTCTAATGTTTCTAATTACTCAGGTCAGACGTTGCAACCTATAGGAGTTACTCAAGTGGTACAGCAACCTGTTGGAGCATCTTTTGCAAGCAATACAGTTGGTGTGCAGCATGGCTTTATGCAACATGTCGGAATTAGTGTTCCCAGCCAGCATTTGTCTAATAGCAGCCAGATTAGTGGTTCTGGGCAGATACAGCTGATTGGTTCGTTTAGTAATCAGCCTTCCATGATGACCATTAATAACCTTGATGGATCTCAGATTATACTGAAAGGCAATGGTCAGCAAACACCTGCAAACATGAGTAGTGGCCTGTTGGTTCATAGGCAGACTCCAAATGGTAACTCACTATTTGGTAACTCAAATTCAAGTCCAGTAGCACAACCTGTAACCGTTccatttaacagcacaaattttcAGACATCATTGCCTGTCCACAATATCATCATTCAAAGGGGTTTGGCACCAAACTCAAACAAAGTTCCTGTTAATATCCAACCAAAGCCTGTCCAGATGGGTCAGCAGACTGCTTATAATGTGAATAACTTGGGAATACAGCAACATCACGTACAGCAAGGGATTCCATTTGCTTCTGCAAACTCACCTCAGAGTTCAgtagttggtcctcatatgtctgTTAATATTGTTAATCaacaaaatacaagaaaatcagtTACACCTCAGACAGTTAGCAATGCTGGAGGTAGTATTGTTATCCATTCGCCTATGGGACAGACTCACGCACCTCAAAACCAGTTTCTCATACCTACAAGTTTGTCTGTTAGTTCTAATTCAGTTCATCATGTCCAGGCCATAAATGGACAGATTCTTCAGACTCAGCCTTCCCAGCTGGTTTCTAGCCAAGTGTCTGCTGATCATGTAATGCTCAACAGGAACTCTACAAACATGCTAAGAGCCAACCAGTCGTATTCAGGACAGATGTTGAATAATCAGAACACAGCTGTTCAGCTTGTTTCCGGCCAGACGTTCACAGCTCCTGGAAACCAAGTTATAGTAAATCACGGAACTTCACAAATTGTTGGTGGACAGGTGCCACTGCAGCAAGCGTCACCAACAGTGTTGCATTTGTCACCTAGTCAAGCTAATGTTTCTCAAGGTAGATCGAGTTTTACTGCGATGTCACCTGGTCAGTCTGCAGTCTCAAATATGTCAGCTTCTAATCGATTTGCTGTTGCAAGTTCTTCTGGTTCAGTACATCCTGGCTTGGGACCATCGGTTCAGTCTGTCGCATCAGGAGGAAACTTCACTGGAGATCAGCTCACGCAGAACAGAACTCAAGTTCCCGTCAGTGCATCGCATCGTCTTCCAGCATCCTCTTCCAAATCTATCAGCACCTTTAGTCACACGTCAGTTGGAGTAACGCAACAACAGTTCTCCTTTGGTCAG AAAAAAGGTATGAACCAGACATCACCAGTTTCTGCATTGAAGACACAGGATAATTTGAGACAGCCTCAGCTGACAAGTCTTCTGAGCAACACACTATCAG GACAGGACTCTGGAGGAAAAATCATACAGCAATCTCTAGGAACAGCACAGCCACAAGAAAAAGTAATAGGATCATCATCAGTTCAACAGAGTATACAG GTGGATGGTCATTTAGTTGGGCAGAAAAGACCTGCTGCTAAACAGTTAACTAAAGGAGCTTT TATTCTGCAGCAATTACAGAAGGATCAAGTGCATGCTGTGACACCAGATAAAAGTCGGTTCAGATCATTGAATGATGCAGTTCAAAGACTCCTTTCATACCATGTGTGCCAGGGAGCACTGCCAACAGAGGAAGACTTAAGAAAag TGGACAGTGAATTTGAATCTGTAGCTACCCAGCTTCTGAAGAGGACGCAGGCTATGCTGAACAAGTACAGATGTTTGCTTATAGAAGATGCAATG cGGATAAATCCCTCTGCAGAAATGGTTATGATTGATAGAATGTTTAACCAGGAAGAAAGGGCATCTCTGACCCGGGATAAGCGTCTTGCACTAGTGGATCCTG ATGGTTATCAGGCTGATTTTTGTTGTTCTGCCAAACAATTTGATAAAACAGCGGAAGAAGCACAGTCCAGCAAAAGTGACCATCAATCTAGCAAAACATTACCTTCTCGAAGTCAGACTACCAAAAGCCAAGCCAGAGACCGACCAAAATCCAGCTCAGCAGAGTCCACAAATCACAGTAAACTTCCTCTAGTGCCTAACAACATTCTGACACCACAAGAAGGAGTAGCTTCCACTAAAAAATCGGAGAGCCTCACTAAAGCTTTAAAGTTTGACAAAGCTAATTGTTCTTCTGAGAGCCAGTATGCGGCCCTTTCTGAAGAAAAGATGGCTGGAAAAGATCTTGCCAAGTCCGCTGAGAATTCTTTGAGTCCTGAAGACTTGGCAAAAACTGTGTCAAGAGGCGGTCATGGAACACACAATAAAATATCAAGGAACACAGTTCAGTCTTTCTCAAAGGTAACGTGTAATAATTCCCTCCAAGACAAATCTCTGAGGAGCTCTCCAAAGAATGAGGTTTTACATCCCGATAACAGGAAAAGCTCTGGCGAACCCCAGCAAGACTTACTGCTCAGTAAGAGTTTAGAAACTACATTTAAAAACATCTTGGAACTTAAGAAAGCTGGGAGGCAGCCGCAAAACGAGGCGACAAGTAGTGGCTCAGTTGAATTAGAATTTCCTAATTTTTCACCTATCGCTTCACAGGAAAACTGCCTGGAAAAATTTATTCCAGACCACAGTGAAGGTGGTGTAGAAACTGACTCTATTTTAGAAGCAGCTGTAAATAGTATCTTAGAGTGTTAA
- the BICRAL gene encoding BRD4-interacting chromatin-remodeling complex-associated protein-like isoform X2: MPFSGRVYKFSGTGSVPQLNTDPKSSVKGVSGQLGEGPSDGLQLSSSLQFLEDELVSSPLPDLTEDQPFDILQKSLQEANITEQTLAEEAYLDASVGSSQQFAQAQLHPSSSASFTQASNVSNYSGQTLQPIGVTQVVQQPVGASFASNTVGVQHGFMQHVGISVPSQHLSNSSQISGSGQIQLIGSFSNQPSMMTINNLDGSQIILKGNGQQTPANMSSGLLVHRQTPNGNSLFGNSNSSPVAQPVTVPFNSTNFQTSLPVHNIIIQRGLAPNSNKVPVNIQPKPVQMGQQTAYNVNNLGIQQHHVQQGIPFASANSPQSSVVGPHMSVNIVNQQNTRKSVTPQTVSNAGGSIVIHSPMGQTHAPQNQFLIPTSLSVSSNSVHHVQAINGQILQTQPSQLVSSQVSADHVMLNRNSTNMLRANQSYSGQMLNNQNTAVQLVSGQTFTAPGNQVIVNHGTSQIVGGQVPLQQASPTVLHLSPSQANVSQGRSSFTAMSPGQSAVSNMSASNRFAVASSSGSVHPGLGPSVQSVASGGNFTGDQLTQNRTQVPVSASHRLPASSSKSISTFSHTSVGVTQQQFSFGQKKGMNQTSPVSALKTQDNLRQPQLTSLLSNTLSGQDSGGKIIQQSLGTAQPQEKVIGSSSVQQSIQVDGHLVGQKRPAAKQLTKGAFILQQLQKDQVHAVTPDKSRFRSLNDAVQRLLSYHVCQGALPTEEDLRKVDSEFESVATQLLKRTQAMLNKYRCLLIEDAMRINPSAEMVMIDRMFNQEERASLTRDKRLALVDPDGYQADFCCSAKQFDKTAEEAQSSKSDHQSSKTLPSRSQTTKSQARDRPKSSSAESTNHSKLPLVPNNILTPQEGVASTKKSESLTKALKFDKANCSSESQYAALSEEKMAGKDLAKSAENSLSPEDLAKTVSRGGHGTHNKISRNTVQSFSKVTCNNSLQDKSLRSSPKNEVLHPDNRKSSGEPQQDLLLSKSLETTFKNILELKKAGRQPQNEATSSGSVELEFPNFSPIASQENCLEKFIPDHSEGGVETDSILEAAVNSILEC, encoded by the exons ATGCCTTTCAGTGGCAGAGTTTACAAATTCAGTGGCACAGGTTCAGTGCCTCAGCTG AACACTGATCCTAAGTCGTCTGTCAAAGGTGTAAGCGGTCAGCTTGGAGAGGGGCCTAGTGATGGACTGCAGCTGTCCAGTAGCCTTCAGTTTCTTGAAGATGAACTTGTATCTTCTCCTTTACCTGATCTTACTGAGGATCAGCCTTTTGATATTCTTCAGAAGTCCTTGCAGGAGGCCAATATTACTGAACAGACTTTGGCAGAAGAGGCATATTTGGATGCCAGTGTAGGTTCTAGCCAACAGTTTGCACAAGCTCAGCTTCATCCTTCTTCATCAGCATCCTTTACTCAGGCTTCTAATGTTTCTAATTACTCAGGTCAGACGTTGCAACCTATAGGAGTTACTCAAGTGGTACAGCAACCTGTTGGAGCATCTTTTGCAAGCAATACAGTTGGTGTGCAGCATGGCTTTATGCAACATGTCGGAATTAGTGTTCCCAGCCAGCATTTGTCTAATAGCAGCCAGATTAGTGGTTCTGGGCAGATACAGCTGATTGGTTCGTTTAGTAATCAGCCTTCCATGATGACCATTAATAACCTTGATGGATCTCAGATTATACTGAAAGGCAATGGTCAGCAAACACCTGCAAACATGAGTAGTGGCCTGTTGGTTCATAGGCAGACTCCAAATGGTAACTCACTATTTGGTAACTCAAATTCAAGTCCAGTAGCACAACCTGTAACCGTTccatttaacagcacaaattttcAGACATCATTGCCTGTCCACAATATCATCATTCAAAGGGGTTTGGCACCAAACTCAAACAAAGTTCCTGTTAATATCCAACCAAAGCCTGTCCAGATGGGTCAGCAGACTGCTTATAATGTGAATAACTTGGGAATACAGCAACATCACGTACAGCAAGGGATTCCATTTGCTTCTGCAAACTCACCTCAGAGTTCAgtagttggtcctcatatgtctgTTAATATTGTTAATCaacaaaatacaagaaaatcagtTACACCTCAGACAGTTAGCAATGCTGGAGGTAGTATTGTTATCCATTCGCCTATGGGACAGACTCACGCACCTCAAAACCAGTTTCTCATACCTACAAGTTTGTCTGTTAGTTCTAATTCAGTTCATCATGTCCAGGCCATAAATGGACAGATTCTTCAGACTCAGCCTTCCCAGCTGGTTTCTAGCCAAGTGTCTGCTGATCATGTAATGCTCAACAGGAACTCTACAAACATGCTAAGAGCCAACCAGTCGTATTCAGGACAGATGTTGAATAATCAGAACACAGCTGTTCAGCTTGTTTCCGGCCAGACGTTCACAGCTCCTGGAAACCAAGTTATAGTAAATCACGGAACTTCACAAATTGTTGGTGGACAGGTGCCACTGCAGCAAGCGTCACCAACAGTGTTGCATTTGTCACCTAGTCAAGCTAATGTTTCTCAAGGTAGATCGAGTTTTACTGCGATGTCACCTGGTCAGTCTGCAGTCTCAAATATGTCAGCTTCTAATCGATTTGCTGTTGCAAGTTCTTCTGGTTCAGTACATCCTGGCTTGGGACCATCGGTTCAGTCTGTCGCATCAGGAGGAAACTTCACTGGAGATCAGCTCACGCAGAACAGAACTCAAGTTCCCGTCAGTGCATCGCATCGTCTTCCAGCATCCTCTTCCAAATCTATCAGCACCTTTAGTCACACGTCAGTTGGAGTAACGCAACAACAGTTCTCCTTTGGTCAG AAAAAAGGTATGAACCAGACATCACCAGTTTCTGCATTGAAGACACAGGATAATTTGAGACAGCCTCAGCTGACAAGTCTTCTGAGCAACACACTATCAG GACAGGACTCTGGAGGAAAAATCATACAGCAATCTCTAGGAACAGCACAGCCACAAGAAAAAGTAATAGGATCATCATCAGTTCAACAGAGTATACAG GTGGATGGTCATTTAGTTGGGCAGAAAAGACCTGCTGCTAAACAGTTAACTAAAGGAGCTTT TATTCTGCAGCAATTACAGAAGGATCAAGTGCATGCTGTGACACCAGATAAAAGTCGGTTCAGATCATTGAATGATGCAGTTCAAAGACTCCTTTCATACCATGTGTGCCAGGGAGCACTGCCAACAGAGGAAGACTTAAGAAAag TGGACAGTGAATTTGAATCTGTAGCTACCCAGCTTCTGAAGAGGACGCAGGCTATGCTGAACAAGTACAGATGTTTGCTTATAGAAGATGCAATG cGGATAAATCCCTCTGCAGAAATGGTTATGATTGATAGAATGTTTAACCAGGAAGAAAGGGCATCTCTGACCCGGGATAAGCGTCTTGCACTAGTGGATCCTG ATGGTTATCAGGCTGATTTTTGTTGTTCTGCCAAACAATTTGATAAAACAGCGGAAGAAGCACAGTCCAGCAAAAGTGACCATCAATCTAGCAAAACATTACCTTCTCGAAGTCAGACTACCAAAAGCCAAGCCAGAGACCGACCAAAATCCAGCTCAGCAGAGTCCACAAATCACAGTAAACTTCCTCTAGTGCCTAACAACATTCTGACACCACAAGAAGGAGTAGCTTCCACTAAAAAATCGGAGAGCCTCACTAAAGCTTTAAAGTTTGACAAAGCTAATTGTTCTTCTGAGAGCCAGTATGCGGCCCTTTCTGAAGAAAAGATGGCTGGAAAAGATCTTGCCAAGTCCGCTGAGAATTCTTTGAGTCCTGAAGACTTGGCAAAAACTGTGTCAAGAGGCGGTCATGGAACACACAATAAAATATCAAGGAACACAGTTCAGTCTTTCTCAAAGGTAACGTGTAATAATTCCCTCCAAGACAAATCTCTGAGGAGCTCTCCAAAGAATGAGGTTTTACATCCCGATAACAGGAAAAGCTCTGGCGAACCCCAGCAAGACTTACTGCTCAGTAAGAGTTTAGAAACTACATTTAAAAACATCTTGGAACTTAAGAAAGCTGGGAGGCAGCCGCAAAACGAGGCGACAAGTAGTGGCTCAGTTGAATTAGAATTTCCTAATTTTTCACCTATCGCTTCACAGGAAAACTGCCTGGAAAAATTTATTCCAGACCACAGTGAAGGTGGTGTAGAAACTGACTCTATTTTAGAAGCAGCTGTAAATAGTATCTTAGAGTGTTAA